In the Sorghum bicolor cultivar BTx623 chromosome 4, Sorghum_bicolor_NCBIv3, whole genome shotgun sequence genome, AATTGCAAAGCACACACACCCACCACTCCCCCAGTCCCAGGAAAGAAAGCAAAGCAACGGAGAGAGTGCAGTGGGGTGGGTCCCGGCCCGGCCCGACCCGACAAGCCgacaggggggggggggggcgcggCAACTGTTGACCCCCGTGCCCGGGCCGACAGCCTTACCTCTCCTACGCTACGGTCCCCCAAGTGTGGTGTCCCCACCACCCACATCTCTCATTACTcccttaattaattaatcacCATCAACCATCGCTGCTCGCACGTGTCAACCCCAACCAACCACGTACGTGCGTGCACACTGGCACTGCCCTACGGAAGCTGCcttattttgtttctttcttttcggcAAAGGAAATTGCACAACTATTTTCGTTACTCACAACTAATAAAAATTCGACAGAAAATTATGAGACGGGGCTGCttaataataaaaaggaaacaTGATTAGGTACCCTTATAAGCATATTCGAAGGACTAAACCGATAAAtcaacttgattgcttggcccCAGGTGTTCAAAATAGGACACCTAGGGGCATTATCTGACCCACTGGTCGACAAAACaaccgtttagaccgtttaaacGCTGTGTACACGTTTTCGTTTAATCATCCGTTTAGTACGTTTAATTGACCGTTTAGTCTATTTAATGAACTGCTTAGCTCGAATAATGGCTAAACGGTaggtgaccgactgtttaccgtttagcaTTTAGAAAAACATTGATCTAACCAAGTAACTTCAGCTAGGAGCCAACCAAACAGGTCTCTAGTGTTAGGACTTAGAGACAAGCAATGGTTTGGGTGGATTTATGTCTTGGTCCCATATATGTTCAGGGGTGGTATTGATACCCATTTTGCATTGGCTAGCTTAAAGCCTATGCATTCACGTGTTGCGAGGCTTGAAGTCTGTACAAATGCCCTTGGAAAACAACCTTAATTGGTTTTTATACGACATGAGGTACAAGGATGTAAGAGGGCTAGCTCGAGAGCCCACACATAGACTTAATTTTACAGGTTTTAAACCGGAAGTTTGAATAACTTTTGGATATTATGGGATCGAATCCAATGAGCCAGTAGCACACATCaacctcgcaaaaaaaaaaaaaaacaacaacaacatgaagaatgtcaggttagagtcttaCGTATGCATTTTGCACCGGAATTCTCTACAAGTAACACAATCCGTTGAGGAATCGATAAAGATGACACTATCAAATACCCCATGGTGCATAATTCATTtaaatctaaaccctaactactATGAATGGACTAGATGAAGAGGGTTTCGCTCCTCTCACTGTCAACGAGGGCAATAGGAGACCACAGTGACggcaataaataaaaataattcccAATATTTAAAGGTTTATTGAAATCTAAGGTTTTCGCTTTTGTttcggaaaaagaaaaaggaagggATGGAGCATTATCATCATTTGAAATGTACTCCTACTGTAGTACATTGCTTGGTCAGGTAATTAGCTTCCTTCTAGAAAACTTGACTTGTGTAGGTGATCTTGCCAATACGCGGCGCTAGAAGTTCTTGTTCCAACTGTAGCAGAAGTTGAGAGAAGGTGGTGGCTGATGACTTGAGCGGACAGTGGACAAGTCGACGGCCGTGCGTGCGGCTGCGGGCCGTAGCACAGCAGTAGCAGACGAAGGTGTCTCGCTGGGAGGGAGCAGGCCCACCAACCAATACTTAACTCTGCCAGCCCCCGATGACAAATGCATGCATACACTATCATCCGCGATGATGGCGCCCAAGATCCGCATCAGTGGAGGGCTACCATCATCTCAATGTCTTGCCTCCTAATATAATCATCTTCTTCCCTAGCTCACTACTCCTCCTCCGTctctgaaagaatcaattcctaggatccgtgccagtcaaactttttaaagtttgactaacttgagtaacaacatctataatataaaatacacattatatgaaaatatattttatgatgaatctaataatactaatttgatactataaattttagcatttttttctagaaatttagtcaaagtttaaaaagtttgacttaggacaactctagaaattgattctttcatggacggagggagtaccttCCTTCGTGCGTGTAGTACTACTCATAATACTGTAGCACACTAGGACAGAGTACTCCTACTACCAATTTGTTTATAATTATttacataataataatatagtAGAGTAGTATGCAATTTGCTGTAGGCACTACTCATGGTTTCTGTCCCCCACTAGACAGTGCCCACTCTACTCCTTTTGACCAGCAGCTGAGGCCTTACCCTGACCACTGCTGTAGCTGAGCCTTCTCTTCACCAGCCAGCTTCACTGTCAATCTTTAAGTAGCACGTCTATCTAGCATATAAATTACTACTACATGATAATGGTCGACAGGCTTTAAGCCTCGTTTAGCAAAGCAGAGGCACCTCACAGGCTAGTCTAGCCATAAGCTAGATACAGTACCGATGAGAGAAAATATTCAgggggccctgtttagtttcccacccaaaaatttttcatccatcccatcgaatctttggacatatacatgaaacattaaatatagataaaaaaataaactaattacatagtttagttgagaatcgcgagacgaatcttttaagcctagttactctatgattagccttaagtgctacagtaacccacatatgctaatcatcgattaattatacttaataaatttgtcttgcagtttcctgacgagctatgtaatttgtttttttattagtttctaaaaatccctcccgacatccttccgacacatccgatgtgacacgcaaaaaattttcgttcccaatctaaacaggcccggcCCTGTGTAGAttgtggatgaaaattttttgagtgtcacatcggatatgtcggaagaatgtcgggaggggtttttagagactaataaaaaaacaaattacatagctcgtcaggaaactgcaaaacaaatctattaagtataattaatccgtcattagcacatgtgggttactgtagtacttaaggctaatcatggagtaactaggcttaaaagattcgtctcgcgattttcaaccaaactgtgtaattagtttattttttatctacatttaatgttctatgcatgtgtccaaagattcgatgggatggatgaaaaatttttagccCGAATCTGGTACCAGCACCAACACCAGCACAAAACAGAGCTGCAATTAATAAACAAGAAGCATCTCACCAACGTCTTTCCAATTAATAAACAAGAAGCCTCAAGATCATAGCAACTGCATTACATGCCTTTGTTCAGATTATTCCATCCTACTTAACTTAACAAACATACGAACCGGCATGCCTTCAGTTGAGATTATTCCAGGAAAAAAAAAGCAAACAAACAGCCCTGACTAGCTTTGCTAGCTCAACCAATAACAGCTCGGAAACAGATGTGCTTCCGCCCCTGTATGTGCTAGCGCTACCACCACTTAATAGCATCACTATCACAATGCGTCAAAGGAAATGAAAACAAAGGGGCAACGGCCCATTGCCCAGGCCACAGCTAAGGGTCAGTGTTTCTCTGTATTTTTCACAAAACAGGGAACAAGCATCTCATATAGTTGGAAAAAGGCATTGTGTATAGGCTACAATGGGAAGGGGATCTTGACTCTTGAGTGTATGCCTTGCGCCACCAAGCGGCGGACAAACAATACAACTGGCAGTCCGGGTATCAAATTGAGCACTAGTATTTGTCCTTTGGTGTTCATTATAGATCATGATTCCTCGGTaggaaaaaaaatatacaaatcGGTGCGGCGCAACCGATAGTATGCACACGGCTTCACAAAAAACAGAACAGACTGCTGCTTACAGGCATGATGCACTGGGTGAGTCCTAGCTGGCAAGGTGGCTGGGAGAGCTTTTGAACATTGTGTGCCACATGTACGCCCTGGAGAGGACCATCTCGAGCTCATGGTGCGCCCAGGTCCTTGTGGGAAGGTGCTGAAGGAACATCACCATCTCTTGAAAATCCAGCTTCTGCAGCTTGTCCGACCACTgcagggggagagagagagagagagagagggggggggggggggggggggtcaagCTATCAGTACCAGAAATCGAAATTCTTGCAAGCATGAGGGGCGTATTGCTGTTGGTCTAATAACAAAGAAAAATAACATTAATATCTTTCAAAGGCAACTTACAGTCAACAAAAAACTAGCCGATATGTACACAAGAAAATCTGGTAGATAGTCTCCTTCAGCAAGGTATGTATCCCACAGACGTGTTACAAGATGAAAAGGTACCTGCAATGATATGAGACAGATTGGCAATTTTCTGAGGTGTATGAGAAATATTATATCAAGTGTTACCATACAAACCTCTCGTATCATAAGGCAGTTGAACCAACGGAAGGCAAATTGAAGAAACtctaatccttgttcttcaatGTGCTTGGATACAGGCTCTGCATACAACCAAAAATATGAGGTAAAAGATAAGTGTTTTTTTCCCAATATATGGAAAAATGAACTCTAGTTTTATGAGCTAATCCCATGCGTAAGCAATCAATGACTAGGCACTTTCAAACTGATGTATCTAAAAAATATCCACTATTTATCACCAAAGAAGAGCCCTATAAATCCTTAAGTTTCTGGTATCCCACCACAATAATTTGAGATGGAACAGCCATTACATTTGTGTTCTCAGAGTGAAATGAAACCAGAAGTGGAAATATACGGGATCAGTGGAACATTACCATCTATACGACGAACTAGTTccttcaatctaaaaacaaggcgCTGAATTCCTGGTTGCGCAAAGGTGTAATGATCCTGCATTCCATCAAGAAACTTCGAGAGGCACCAATAACAGTCTGCTTCTATGTTAGAAATATCTTGTGCTGAAAGATTGTCCACAGACCAAGTGTCCATGTTGCCCTCTAGGTGCTctgataagaacacaaccaagAAGGGTGTAACAAGGTCATTTATTCCTTGGACGTAGCCGCTTGCTGGGTGACGGATAGCCCTGAAATCACCATATCCAAGAACATTGAAGAAAATCCACTAAACACAACCCTAATGACATATGAGTAACATAGCCAAAGGCCAAAAAGATTAGCAAAAGTCATGCTTGCACCAACAAAACAGGTCTGATGAGACTTATATTAAAAGGACCAGGTTACTACCAAATCAAGAAAATAAATTTAGAACAAATAATAATACATCTCAGTGAAGGAAAAAGTGCAAAAAAGGAGATATACTAGTAGAGATCAAAGATATGAAAGTATGAAAAAGATGGAGAAGTCATGCTGGCGCTAAAAGACATGTGGGTGAAATAAAGAATCTATATCAAAGGAAACAAATAATCATGACAGTGTAAGAGCAAGGAAAGCGTTGTGTGTGTGGGTGGGCAGGTGTGACCAGGGTTCTTTACCCTTTCTTCTTCCTTAATTTACTGatatgcagctctcctgcgtgttcgagggggaaaaaggaaagaaagcTGCTTTCAATCCATACAATAATACCTTAAGACAAAGAAGACTCGATCTATGGCAAAGTAACTTATAAACGAATTAATAAAAGAGCATGTTTGGTGCAATGGGTAAAGGTGACTTTTGCAAACACAGTAATTCCAAACTGACAACAAGCATAATTGCATGTGGCGGGTCAACAACTGCAGAGAGATATGCATCAAAATGGGAAAAGGAACATTTTTATGTTGGTGATCCAACAAGAAGAAAACTAGCCAGACAAGTTCACATCTTACCATGTATACAAAATGCGCTCAAGAGATTTCTGAATCTGAGGATTCTGAAAAAAGGTAACATCAGGTACAGTTCTTGGGCAATCAACTGCAATCTGCAGAACAAGATGTACAAGTCAAAAAGGTGTCAGATTATTCATTTGAAGACAAATGGGGGTGGAGGAATGAGTCAGCAAGTTACAAATCAAAAGGTTACCTGGCGAAGCATAGTAATTTCTTCATCTGAGCGTTCACTATCTGGAATATCATAGTATTGAGAAACACATTCCACGTACTCTAGTCTTTTCCTTGTTAGAACACCTTCTCGTCTATCTTTATTAGGCGGTGCATATCCCTGTAGCCAGCTATATTAAATTCAAATACTGAAACAACATATTCAAAAGAAGCTATATGATCTTTACGCCTTCTCGCCTACTCACCAAAAGAAGCCTCCATACATTAGGTCGCATATATGGGGGCACACCGCTCCAAGATAATTCACGCAATTTGTCTACAGAATGGAGGATAGACAGTAGATGTCAACTAAATTCCAGGTAACCTTGAAAGATcaaaatataataaatattgacgATTTATCGACTCTGAACTGAGATAGAAATCGATGTTTACAATTGCACTTCATACACTAAAATTGCTAGTTTTCCTTGTATCTGAAATAACCTTTTAGGATAAAAAAAACAAGCTCAATTCATAAATAGAAGTGAGAAACATAGTTTTCATAGGCACTTGTCCGATTATCATTGTACATAAACTACTTGTGACGTTTGACTTCCAGACCAAAAGCACCCAAATAGAAAAATTAGAGTTTAGAGATGCCAAGCCATGCTTAATATAAGAATGTTAATGTAATGTTTACTTCTGAGATGAGATCAAACTACTTCAGGCAAAATTGATGGTGAACTCCAAATGATACACTACAAAGAATAAATGAATAATCCACATACCTAATATAACAGCTGGCCTAGATAGTTCCGTTGTGAATTTAGCAATTCTTGCAGAATCGGTAGCTCTAGCCCCAGAAACTAGCCCCTGGGCATCTGGCAATGAATTTGAACTACCTGTTGACAGAAGATTTGATTTCTTTGAACTTGTACTGTCAAATGAGTTTCCAGACGCTTGACCTTCTCCCTGCACAGTTTGACAGTTACAACTCCATCAGTTTCAATACATCTTTGCATACCAAAAGCAATCAAACTAACAGCACATTACCTCCTGAGAACCCTCCTTGCGCTCATCTTCGTCGTGCTCACTCTCAAATCTTGGAGAATAATCAGGAGGGGAAAGAGGCTCAGATCGCCGGGTTAGCAAAACCTTCCCAGGAAAGCTGCGTCCTTTGAGCATTCTGACAGTTTGGAAAAGCAACCGGTGATCATTCGTAAGGTTACAAGCAGGTAGGTATATATCTAGGTGGAAACAACAGAACTAGCAAGGTTACAAGTTATAAAAAGTGCAATTTGGTTATTTTCGGATTACAATTCAGAACCCGTGGTGTGTAGATAAAGGAAACATATCAAGAGCATCTCTTCGGGAATTGCAACCTAGGAACTGCACTCTACTAGTGTACTGGCAGTCTGATAAGCAAAGCCGTAGCCGCATCCACGAGCCTGTCTCATTTCGCAGCAATCAGACCGAAGGGGGGAAAGCCTCGTGCGAGGGAGGAAAGACTGGCTTACCCTTGCACGTTCCGGAGGGTCTGGTTGAAGCGCCACTCCGTGTTGTTGgggctcccgccgccgccgctcatcGCCGCCGCTCCGTGCTGTCTGCCTCAGGCGCTGGTAGTCGGACGGCGGAGCTCGTCGCGCACGCGCTTCGCGCAAGCCCGCGAAGAACCGCCGAGATCCACGGCGTCCGTGCAGGCGGTGCCACCCGTGCTCTCGCCGCCGCCACCTGCCGCCTGGCTGCCCGCCTTCCGGTCGATCCTGCTGCGAAGCAAGCGGCTCCGTCACCGATCTGAAGCACAAGGATTTGGGGATCCACGATAATCGAGAATGCAACTGAAAGCGCCTTGCCCGGAAACTTCACATTGTAGCAATGGAAGCGTATTTCCTACTTTACGCTTCTCTAGTCTAGCTCATAATGTGGTTGTTGCCCTTAGGGGCCAAGGGTCTCAAATAAGGTACAAATGAGTCAGAACCTACCACTAAACAGGGTTAAAGCTAGAAACAAATTAGAGAAGACTGAATAAAAATGATATATCGACTTAGCTCTACATAGCCCCTCAAAATAGGAAAAATATAATAGCTTCAAGTAGTTTTACATTGAAAACATCAATTAAGGATAAAATTCACAAAATAATCATAAAAAATAAAGGTCTCTGGTCAACTTATACATTTGTGTTTAAAGTAGTAGaagaaaaacactagaaactccACCGGTCCAACAGCCCTAGCCCCACTGTTGGCTCCGTGCATGCCACTAGAGAAGGTGACCCACTAGTGAACCATAGGTAGGAGAAAATATTTGGTGCAGATTTTTTTAGTTGGCTCTTGTCAATAAAAAAGGTTGATTTGAGCGGATGTGAGCAATTGTGATAGACCTCTAGCTCTAGGATGATGACGTCCGAGCAGAGATATGATCAACAAGCACACACATTGAACTTCTCGCTTTGGCTTGACGAGGTTTGGACTTAGACAAGGATGCGGTCGACAAAAGCTTGTGTGGCAAAACTCCAGCTCGATGAGACTGAGGCAGAGATACGATCAACATGGTCAACGAGCTCGACATGCTCATATACGGAGTGTTGGATCTCCGACTTGGCTCTGTTCGTAAGTATGAAAAGTCATAGTTAAaattactgttggctgatttattgtgagagaaaaacactactggcTTGCAGAAAAAGTACGCCGTAATGAATCTTTAGGTCAATAGAATGTTCATGACAACAATGCTGGTCTGGTAGAGGAAAAGAAGGTGGGAAAAAAAGGCTTTGTGGGttttaaattttatttattatacATGGATCTCACATTGTTTTTTACAACAAGAATTAATTCATCATTTTTACAAAAATGTCCCTTTTGCGAGGGGTCAACACATTGCTGTAGTTGCGAGGAGTATTTAAATCAATGTCATCAATATAAACCTCCAACAAAAGTAAGACATGTTAAAAAGGAACATTTGAAAGCAAATGAACGTACATCCGTTAGCATTGGTGCTAACAGCTAACTCATCTATCTCTCTAGTGGCTTTTCCTTATTGGCAATGAATGGTCGCTTCCATGCTGGTTGAACGCCCCCTAATCAATATGGGAAGAGTACCATGTTGGAAGCCCCTTTTAGCATTTGCATTTGAGTAGTATGTAAAATATAATGTAATCACtggcttaaggccttgtttagatccaatttttttttggattttgacactgtagcacttttgtttttatttgataaatattatccaatcatagagcagctaggcttaaaagattcgtctcgtgatttacaagtaaactgtacaattagttatctttttatctatatttaatgttccatgcatgtgccgcaagattcgatgtgatgggaaatcttgtaaagttttgggtttttagatgtatctaaacaagacctaaacatTACAGAAGTTAATTGCCTAATAGCTCTATGAGTAAGTCGATCGATGTAGTAGAAGAGGAGCACTTGGTGTCTTTGCAATCGCGGTGCAAGTAATTGCCACTCACTAACATGTGAGGTGAGTCATAGATAGGTTGGGCTACTAGGGCCCTAGCTAGACGAAAAAGAAATCGTTAAGTTGGTtcattccaaaaaaaaaaatcaaaattgttACAATTTCACTGTTTTCGAAATGATGGAGCCATTTCAGGCATGGCCTATCTTAACAAACAGCACCTACAACTATAAGCTACACTGCTGAATCGGATACCAGTTCATCCATCCAGCACACTGGACAAAATGCGGCCAACTACTATTGCCAGACAACAGTGGTATAGCAAGCAAGCGTCTCAACAGCAGATTGGGAATTTTAATCAGCCCAGTGCACAAAGGCGCTCTTCATCCTTCTGGTTCAAATACACACAAGGCAACGAGCAAGATTTTTGCTGTTTGTTCAGTCTGAGACAAAAGGCAATAACAGAACAAGCTCAGAACATTGAGCTGTCTACAACACCCGGCCCTTTTCTTTTCTGATTTCGCATCTTAGGTGGCTACAAGAGGATACTGCATGACGCCCTTTTATTTGTCGTATACAGAGTAGTGTTTgtgaagaaaaaaatatacgGATGTCGTATTAGTACTAATGTAGCAGGCTTATGTTGCTCTCGGATGGATGATTTTTCTGCACCTCTACTTTGCATCCCTTGACAGAAAATTTTGTGTCTGGGTGTCCCTCACGTTGGAGAGTCCATCCACAGCATCTCCCCGCTCGAACACAGCTGCTGCCCCCATTCCAGATCCTGCAGTTGGCACGGCACAACATGATCAATTACAGAAGAGATCAAATTACATCTATGCGTTGACACTCTTTGCTTGTAGTCTTGTACACATGTAAGTATGTGATAACAAGCACGGCAAGTAATAAAACTAACCGATACACATGGTGACAACGCCAAATCTGCAGTCTCTGCCCCGGCGCTTCATTTCATTTAGAAGAGTAGCCACACACCGGGCACCTGAACGATACAACGAAACACCAGTTTAGACGGCTTTTGCTAAAAAAACCCAGTAATAGGTACCAACAGCAATGTGTCATGACATGGGCCTTGGGCCTTGTAATAGGATTAGGAGTGGATGTGTTTGGGCTGTAACCCTTGTCTGTTATCGGTTCGGCCGAGATCAAATTACAATGGTAGAGCAGTTCCCTGATAATCTCACATTAAAGTTGATGTTCCGTTACCTGTTGCACCCAGTGGGTGTCCAAGGGCAATCGCGCCTCCGTTTACATTTACTTTGGAACGGTCCAGGCCCAACTTGTTGCAGCAATAAACAAATTGAGAGGCAAAGGCCTACAGACAGATAGATGATTCAGTAATTGGATATTACAGATAAATAGGTTTGAGAACAGAGTGTAGATCAAGGCAATTAATACAGACCTCATTCAGTTCAAACAGATCAATGTCTCCAATCTCAAGGCCAGCAGATTTCACTGCAGCAGGAATGGCCACAGCAGGACCAACACCCATAACAGCTGGATCCACTCCAACAGCGGCAAAGCTCCTAATAGATGATGTCAAGCAACAGTTGAACGTAACAATGAATTGAGCGAAATATGTCTGAGCAACGATGACAAACGCAAAGTGAACTAATCAAAATTCTGCATGCATATAAGGGTCGGTAGATTAAGCACCTGAAAACACCAAGAATAGGAAGTCCTTTCTTCAGAGCCACAGATCTTTTCATGAGAAGAACAGCTCCAGCACCATCACTCACTTGACTAGAATTGCCTACACAGTTTGTTTGATTTATCAGATAATGTTTTGGCAGAGAATTAAAAAGACAATGTAGCTGCAAAGGGAGGTCACCAGAAAAGGTTGACTTCTACATTACCTGCAGTTGTAGTCCCATCCTTTTTAAAAACTGGTTTAAGTTTTGCCAATCCAGATGCTGTGGTCCCTGGCCTAACCCCATCATCAACTGATATCACAACTTTCTTCTCCTCTCCAGTTTTAGGATCAACAATCTGCAGAACACGTAGTGTCAGCAGATgctcaaaataataaaaaactGTCGTTCCTAGATAACTAGACTGAAATTTTGGTCAGACAAAAAAGAACATTAGTATGTTGACATAGTTAAAAACAACGCTAACATTAAGCTGTTGCTGGTTTCTACTTGAAAGAAGTTGGGGGATGGGGGTTGCAAGAGAACAGAGTTTCACTCCGTCTTACCTTTGTTGGCACGGGGACGATCTCATCCTTGAATTTTCCAGAGGCCGTGGCTGCAGCAGCTCTCCTATGAGACTCAGCCTGACAAAACAAAGCTTTAGTTGTTATATTAaccaaaattaattaattaatacagTCCATGCTTAATGAGGAACTCACAGCAGCCTGGTCTTGCTCTTGCCTGGTTACACCATATCGATGGGCGACATTTTCAGAAGTAATTCCCATGGGCAGAAGACAATCCTGTGCTTTCTGGAGTTCAGTTATCTGCAGAGGAAAATGTGTTATGGAACTtggaagtttttttttaaaaaaagaatcaATTTCAATTTACAGTGTGGTTCATAATCCTTACTCTTGGGTTAACTTGCCCTTCCCAACCCATGGAATTTATGGACATGGATTCCAAACCAGCACCAATCCCTGTTTGGAGGGAAAGCAGCGATTCAGCAGCCAAACTAAAGCACAACAGCAAAACTAGCATGTATATTCAGATAGTACCTATGTCATAGTAACCAGCCTTTATAGCAGCCGCGACGTCGGCTACTGCCTGAAGCCCAGATGAACATTGTCGGTTGACAGTTCTAACAGGAACGGTTTCTACAACAACAAAGAAGGGACAGTGAACATTTTGTGCAACAGACAACAATCCTCATCAGATTAGGGTATTATGATGCAAGATCGCAAACACAGGTATTACCAGGGAATCCAGCAAACAACGCAGCCGTCCTGCACTCGATTGCACGCTGGGAACCAGGACCAAGCACCGTACCAACCACAATGTCACCAATGTCAGCTGGATTGATTCTAGtgttgtccagaacagcctgtaTGGATCGGAAACGGAACAAATGAGCGTGTGAAGCTTTTCTAGAAACTCTTATGCATGTTTGTTAAGCATGGTGAACCACTTGATGTGAAAAGGGAGCAGAGAAATAAGACAACAAGAGGGAAGGGAACCTTGAGAACAACAGTGAGGAGGTCCTCTGGGTAGGTGTCCTTGAAGCCTCCTCGCTTGGCCTTGCATATGGGCGTCCGGTACGCACTGCAGTGACATGGTAAGTAAGTCAGTAACGGTAACAAAGGAAATGGTACAGTATCCGTATTATCTCATTGGTAATGATAGACAGATAGATAGACTAATAGTGCAAGGACTAAAACAGCAGAGCCTTGTGATTCCCTCACAAAAGCTGGATTCTGCATAGGTAAGGTAGGTTTACTTTGAAGGTTGTTTTGTTGAATTGAATTGGATTGAATTAGGTTGCCTGTGCATCAGTGGTTTCCTTAACGCTATCATGTTCGTAAACTAAGTTGACTTGGTGACGCGTTCTCACTGTACAAGGTAATAATAATAAGCAAACTAAATCATGGAATTGAGTTTCCCCCTCGCCGAGCCAAGCCTGAGCCTGACTGAAGCTGAAGCTATCGAGCAGGATGAGAAGGGGCGAGCAGCGGTTTCAGCACGCGCGGCACAAGAACACGTAACTAGCACACCAAATGTCCAGTAACCGTCTTATATATTATTGTATACAGTACTGAAGAAGGAGATCAAGAGGATGCAGAGGAGGGGGGTTTCAGTACAAGGGAGGGGGAGGCTtacgcgacgacgacgacatcgTCCCCGAAGGAGGAGGTCCTCTGGTAGGCGGCGCTGTCCCCGGCCGCGCACGCCGACGCCTGGACCGTGACGCAGACGCGAACGCAACAGGGAATAATTGATCAGCCACAGCCGAATCCAATCCGTGAGAAAGAGAGAGACGAGCCATGCAGCAGATCGGGAGGGGAGGCTCACCGCAAGCTGAGGCTGcgcggaggaggcggaggcggaggcggaggggaGGAGGTGCGCCAGGAGGACCCGCTGCCGATCGATCGCCTTCTCCATGGCTGAGGGCGGTCGGGGCAGGTGGTGTGGTTATCCAAGGAAGCGGAAGCGGAAGTCGTTGCGGGGGAGGCTGTTCCGGAGAATTGATTGCTTGCTCAGTTTCTCTCTCATCTCTTTTTATCGGCGTCGCGCCGCGCCGCACCGGCCCGTCACGGGCAGGGGCAGCCGGGCAGGCACGGATGTCGATTGGGGATGAGGATCACACCAGCCCATACCCTCTAGAAGCCTTTGCTTGCACGTTTTAGA is a window encoding:
- the LOC8055311 gene encoding GTPase-activating protein gyp1 isoform X2 — translated: MSGGGGSPNNTEWRFNQTLRNVQGMLKGRSFPGKVLLTRRSEPLSPPDYSPRFESEHDEDERKEGSQEGEGQASGNSFDSTSSKKSNLLSTGSSNSLPDAQGLVSGARATDSARIAKFTTELSRPAVILDKLRELSWSGVPPYMRPNVWRLLLGYAPPNKDRREGVLTRKRLEYVECVSQYYDIPDSERSDEEITMLRQIAVDCPRTVPDVTFFQNPQIQKSLERILYTWAIRHPASGYVQGINDLVTPFLVVFLSEHLEGNMDTWSVDNLSAQDISNIEADCYWCLSKFLDGMQDHYTFAQPGIQRLVFRLKELVRRIDEPVSKHIEEQGLEFLQFAFRWFNCLMIREVPFHLVTRLWDTYLAEGDYLPDFLVYISASFLLTWSDKLQKLDFQEMVMFLQHLPTRTWAHHELEMVLSRAYMWHTMFKSSPSHLAS
- the LOC8055311 gene encoding GTPase-activating protein gyp1 isoform X1, whose product is MSGGGGSPNNTEWRFNQTLRNVQGMLKGRSFPGKVLLTRRSEPLSPPDYSPRFESEHDEDERKEGSQEGEGQASGNSFDSTSSKKSNLLSTGSSNSLPDAQGLVSGARATDSARIAKFTTELSRPAVILDKLRELSWSGVPPYMRPNVWRLLLGYAPPNKDRREGVLTRKRLEYVECVSQYYDIPDSERSDEEITMLRQIAVDCPRTVPDVTFFQNPQIQKSLERILYTWAIRHPASGYVQGINDLVTPFLVVFLSEHLEGNMDTWSVDNLSAQDISNIEADCYWCLSKFLDGMQDHYTFAQPGIQRLVFRLKELVRRIDEPVSKHIEEQGLEFLQFAFRWFNCLMIREVCMVTLDIIFLIHLRKLPICLISLQVPFHLVTRLWDTYLAEGDYLPDFLVYISASFLLTWSDKLQKLDFQEMVMFLQHLPTRTWAHHELEMVLSRAYMWHTMFKSSPSHLAS
- the LOC110434686 gene encoding 3-ketoacyl-CoA thiolase 2, peroxisomal-like yields the protein MEKAIDRQRVLLAHLLPSASASASSAQPQLAASACAAGDSAAYQRTSSFGDDVVVVAAYRTPICKAKRGGFKDTYPEDLLTVVLKAVLDNTRINPADIGDIVVGTVLGPGSQRAIECRTAALFAGFPETVPVRTVNRQCSSGLQAVADVAAAIKAGYYDIGIGAGLESMSINSMGWEGQVNPRITELQKAQDCLLPMGITSENVAHRYGVTRQEQDQAAAESHRRAAAATASGKFKDEIVPVPTKIVDPKTGEEKKVVISVDDGVRPGTTASGLAKLKPVFKKDGTTTAGNSSQVSDGAGAVLLMKRSVALKKGLPILGVFRSFAAVGVDPAVMGVGPAVAIPAAVKSAGLEIGDIDLFELNEAFASQFVYCCNKLGLDRSKVNVNGGAIALGHPLGATGARCVATLLNEMKRRGRDCRFGVVTMCIGSGMGAAAVFERGDAVDGLSNVRDTQTQNFLSRDAK